The Methanomassiliicoccus luminyensis B10 sequence CTTGGCCCGTTCCTTGAACATCAATCGTTTAATCTTCTCCGGTTCTGAAGTAATGCGGCCATAGCATGTCCTGCACAAGTACAGTTCCTTGGAGCCACTTCTATTGAACAGCGATGGTCCCGAATTTCTTAGATCAATCTCCATGCTATCAGCTAGTGCATAACCTCCGCAGGCGTGGCATTGAGCGATGCCAATGGATTGGAGCAGGTACATCTTGTGGCCGAGGAGAGGAATATGTCGTTTGGAGACCAGGGGGACGCTTATGCCGATAGGCCGCTTCGAATTGTCAATCTGCACCCTAATGAGGCCGACCCCAAGATGAGCGGCCATGAACACCTGTTCGTCAGTGAAGGTCTCATCATCCTCGAACGGTACTCCCAAATAACAACGATTCCCATATATAGAGTAGCCCAGGGCTTGCCCGATGGACTTGCCAAAGCTGCTCGTAGAGGTCTTTACTTCCACGAATATAAGCTCCAAATCGCTCATGAAGGGACCGCCAACGTCGTAGGCCCCAATCACGTCGACCAGGCCCAGGGATAGGTAACCACGGTTAGTACCGACGCTCAGACAGTGGTACTTTTTCTTGATGAAGTCGGCGATGAACGGGTAGTAATCGGACTCGGCAACCATGCGTCCCCCCATCGCTATGGTAGATTGATAACTGTTCTTCAGCCTCGTCATTAACATCAAGGAGGGGGGGGGGGCGTGCTAAAGTGTGTCACTGGTAATCGATATGATAACTAAGCAATTCTGTTGGGGAACGCAATGCTGAAAAATGACATCACCAAATCTGGATGATAATCTCGGTTTGATATTTTGTTATATGGATTGAGAAATGGATTGAGAACACAAGGCTTTATTTTACGGCATCTTGTTTATTGGTTAGCTGATTTAAATGGTTATTGTTAGACCAAGATTAAATGATTATTTTGATCTGCCATTTACACAAGATGAGGTAGATTTTGCCATACCATACCTTGACGAGGATATTCCACTTTTTCTTGATCCATTTCTTTTATGGAAATCACCAGCACAACAAGATAATGCTCTCCATACACTAATCATCAATAGTTTTAACAGATTAGGTTTTCTAGCAAACACTGGAAAAGAATCTGAAGCAATTCAATTAATTGTTGAATTGTCTGAATGCAATGAGGTAGGCTTAGGCAACTCAAAGAGTAGAAAGGGTAAGCCAGTTAGTAGAAATGTGGCAACTGAGATCATTTCTGTTTTTAAAGATGTTGCTGAAATAAAGCAGAATGGGTTCCTGCATATAGAAGAAATCCAACTTTATGTAGACCAAATTGCAAAGGACAGGATCAGTGATATTTCGTGTAATTATCTAAAGTCATTTCTAATCGACTATACTATACAGAGCAGCAAAAAGTATAATATACCACTAGTAAAAACGAAAATTACATATTATGATATAAAAACCAATCGGATGACGACCGAAGATGTAAATTTGCCTTCTAACCCAGAACGAGGAGATACGGTGCTCCTGGTTCCAAAAAGATGGCTGAGGATTAGCCCTTGGATAAACCTTAACGATTATATCGGATCATATTTCAAAGATGCAGATGGTAAGTTCGATGGTAGGGATGATAGGTCGTGGATACTCACATATAATCGAAAAAATTTCGATGCAGTACGTAGTTATATAGCTCAGAAAGAACAGCGGTTCGCTGATTGTAAAAATGATCCACTTTTCAATCCTTTACCAGTGACTTCTATTATGAGGAAGTTAAAAACAATTGAGAGACTATCATCGGGAAAAGTGGATAATTCAGATAAAAAATATGAAGATAATATCTGTCAATTAATGGCGACCTTGTTTTATCCATATTTAGATTTTGCCAAAGAGCAGAGTAGGACGGATTCCAATGTGTTAATACGTGATTTGATCTTCTATAATAATCGCTCAATGGATTTCCTAGAAGAACTGAAAGAAAAGTACGATTGTAGACAGATTGTCTTTGAGTTAAAAAATGTAAAGAATCTGGAGAGAGAACACATAAATCAATTGAATAGGTATTTATCGGATCAGTTTGGAAGATTTGGGGTAATAATCACTCGCAATCCTCCACCTACTAATATTAAAAAAAATATCATCGATCTCTGGTCTGGACAACGAAAATGTATTTTGGTGCTCACCGATAACGATGTAAAGTTCATGTGCTCCATTTATAAATCAAAACAGAGACTCGCAATAGAATTATTAAAAGGAAAATATATTGAATTTACTAGGGATTTACCATCATAAGTGGTGTCACCATGAATGAAAAAGATATCGATAAATTTGAAAAATTAGACATGCAGCTATATGGCTTCTATGAAGAGGTAAATAAACTATCACAAAAAAAGCCAGATGAACCTATAAACAAATTTAAACTGAAACTTATTAATCAGTTACTGAAAGATGCTAATGTTCTACTTGGAAAAAAATATGCTCCATTGGATGATTTTAATCAGTTTGATGAAAATTTAATCCCTTCCAACAGCGACGTTAGCTTGATTATAGCTCAATATTTGGAGTGTATGGATAAGCTCAGACTAGATAATATTAAACAAACCTATGGTGAACAATGGTACTGGATATTTGATGGGAATGATTCAAAGAGGAGAGCTATACCCCCAAGAAAAAAGATGAAGGGTTGAAAATGGTAAAAACATTACCAACAGAAAAACAGGTTAAACGCACCGATACTCTGTCATCATTATTGGATGCTCTGTTCTATGAGATAAAGGAATTATCAAAGAAAAAGCAAGATGAACCTTTAAATAAGCTAAAGGTTGCCATGACAAACAAGATATTAGCAGAACTAAAAGAGCTATTACAAAATGACGAATCTTCCGAGTTTTTAATACTTTTAGACGTTGATAACATTCCGACAAATAGTGATGCCGTTCTAATCATGTCTCAATATATCACTGCCCTAAGGCTGTATAGGGATGCTCATTTCTATAGCACTGGAATGCTAGACGATGCCAGATGGCATACAAAGGAAAATCCCTAATAAGGGAACGATTTTGTTATTGCTGGTTTCATTCATGTTCGCCAGCATTGATCCTCAATCAGTGATAGCTTTAGACCAGAGGCATGGTAATTTTGCGGCATTGAATCCCCCGATAACTAGATGGATTTTTGAATATCTAAAGGGTCGTATTTTTCAACACTGGCTCAGGAGAATTATTGCCCCCATGTCCAAGATATTCATCCAAGTGCACCTGCTCTTTTGAGCCGACGATATAGCCAGTGTCTATCAAGTACACTTTTAATGTCCTCATCAGCGAATCCAATTTCAGATAAGAATATCACTTCTATGACAAGTTCAAGCTTAGTTGTGAGGAAGAATAAGTCCGCACCCTTTGCCGCCTTTTCCTCAAGATCCTTGCCGTAGTGTGTCAGATAATTGCGAGTATCGAGGGTAAACCCGATGAACTCATCCCTATCTGGGATATAAGGTTCTACTGCTGGTTTGTGCAGCTGATATATTTCTTTTAACCGTTTCCTTAAACTGACTTCATTTTCGTACTTGAAAACGTCTTTTAAAAACCCTTTATACTCGCCTGGGGCTGAATCGATTAGCATATCTGTCAGCTTATCGTATTCCTCAACTGGCAGCTCCGTCCCACCATAGTTTTTCCTATGGTATGATTCGATTGCTTGAATTAGGTTTAAAAATTTGTTATAATCGTATAAATCAGGATTATATAACGAGCCAAAATAGAGGTCATAAGCAGGCTGTAGTTTAGATTCCTTACTGAACCAATTAGTGAGGTTACTGTCTAGATTAACCTCTAGATCATGAAGCCAAAACATCATGTCTGTTGGCATCAGTTTTTCTTTACCTGTCTGGGCATTGAGGGATGGAAAGACCAACTCGATTCCACTTGCCTTACGTATGATGGTCTCTGCCTTATCTAACTCAACAAATATGCTGAGGGGAGTAGTTCTCCTCTTGATACCGAGACTAATTAAATCCCTAAACCGCTTAATATGTGAAATTAAGCCCCACAAGTCTAGATTATTTGCGAAGGTAATATCGACGAAGGGTGTCTGTCTTATCGATTCCTCATCCCAGTCCAGGCTTTCTTGGTAACGTAGCCCTATCTTCATTGTATTTTTATCATAGGATGCAATGACATCCTTGGGAGTGACATATCTGATTTCGGCTTCTTCAAGTGAATCAGGTGTAACATTGACAAACCCAGATCGCCCAATCCACTCCCCCATGTATTGAAAATTGACCATTGCTCCAGTGAATTGCATTTCCTCTTCCTTCATAAAATGGGCTCCGAAAAATGCCATCCTTGGCCTATACACAGTCCCAACTAGAGTAAACGCTCCACCACTCACATTATGGATATTTGTTTTATTGGAGCCCCTCCCACATTGATAGAGGGTGACTATACCATTCTCTGAATTTCCTAATACGATATTCTGCCTGTTATCATCTATAAACAAGGATTCATCAAACGTTCCGTTTAGAGATAACTCCAAACCAGATTGCTTATCGTAGGCTAGTGAGCCAGCGATGGGGCTCTCTGTCTTTCCAGGGAGCCACCACTCGCCCTGAACTTTGAACTCTTTAGATAAATCAATTTTGGCCACATGTGGGGTATCTCCTTCAATGTGATTATTACTTTGTCATCAGCGTAACAAAGTAAGCATGAGAATGAATTGTATAGTAATTGGCCATGACAATTCATGTCAATGACAAATCGGGATGATAACTACTACCCCCGCACTTTTGTGCGGGGGGTATTATGTATCGTTTTGATTTGTCAGTGACAACTCATAGCACGCTGTTTTATTTGGCATCAGTTATCCTCTTTGTAACTAAGCGTACCACTAAAGCCATCGCCATCACTCCATATTACGCCGTTAAATTCTCTTCTAGGTGCAGGACCCACCGGCGAATCATTAATAATAAGTTTCTCGCCATCGATAACCCACAGTAGGGAGTAGTTGCCCTCTCTAAGAAAATTTTGAATAGTCGTTCTATCGATTAATACGGCACTTGGTCCCACACTGTTCACAGAGGGATCGAATATCCTTACGTTATTATCTGAATCAGTATATCGTCCCGGATCACCCGTCCATCTCAAATGAAGTTGATCAAATAACCACTTACTCGGGATGGAGACAGAAATACTCTCATCGA is a genomic window containing:
- a CDS encoding ApeA N-terminal domain 1-containing protein, translated to MAKIDLSKEFKVQGEWWLPGKTESPIAGSLAYDKQSGLELSLNGTFDESLFIDDNRQNIVLGNSENGIVTLYQCGRGSNKTNIHNVSGGAFTLVGTVYRPRMAFFGAHFMKEEEMQFTGAMVNFQYMGEWIGRSGFVNVTPDSLEEAEIRYVTPKDVIASYDKNTMKIGLRYQESLDWDEESIRQTPFVDITFANNLDLWGLISHIKRFRDLISLGIKRRTTPLSIFVELDKAETIIRKASGIELVFPSLNAQTGKEKLMPTDMMFWLHDLEVNLDSNLTNWFSKESKLQPAYDLYFGSLYNPDLYDYNKFLNLIQAIESYHRKNYGGTELPVEEYDKLTDMLIDSAPGEYKGFLKDVFKYENEVSLRKRLKEIYQLHKPAVEPYIPDRDEFIGFTLDTRNYLTHYGKDLEEKAAKGADLFFLTTKLELVIEVIFLSEIGFADEDIKSVLDRHWLYRRLKRAGALG